The following are from one region of the Salvia splendens isolate huo1 chromosome 2, SspV2, whole genome shotgun sequence genome:
- the LOC121792397 gene encoding cytochrome P450 703A2-like gives MDSALHFLKSNHLLTFLCILSSSYIFFKFISWWLFFSKNSSIGAIKLPPGPPKWPIFGNLLQLGHLPHRDLAALCDKYGPLVYLRLGHVDAITTNDPNIIREILRQQDDVFASRPRTLAAEHLAYNCGDVALAPLGPKWKRLRRICMENLLTTKRLESFSGHRSDEAQHLVRNVWASAQCGKEVNLRELLGAFSMNNVTRMLLGKQYFGVGSDAPQEATEFMHITHELFWLLGLIYLGDYLPIWRWVDPFGCEKKMRQVEKKVDEFHTKIIEQHRASMENQDDGQMDFVDVLLSLPGEDGKEHMDDIEIKALIQDMIAAATDTSAVTNEWAMTEVIKHPHVLKRAQQELDSIVGPDRMVQEADLAHLNYLRCIVRETFRMHPAGPFLIPHESTRPTTINRYYIPERTRVFINTHGLGRNTAIWDDVDRFEPERHWPADGSRVEISHGADFKILPFSAGKRKCPGAPLGVTLVLTALARMLHAFDWAPAAGLRPEDIDTSEVYGMTLPKARPMIAIARPRLAAHLYH, from the exons ATGGATAGTGCTTTGCATTTTCTTAAGTCAAATCATCTTCTAACATTTTTGTGCATCCTAAGTTCTTCATATATATTCTTCAAATTCATTAGTTGGTGGCTTTTCTTCTCCAAGAATTCCAGTATAGGAGCCATCAAACTACCCCCGGGCCCACCCAAATGGCCCATATTTGGCAACCTTCTTCAATTGGGCCACCTTCCTCATAGAGATTTAGCGGCCCTGTGTGACAAATATGGGCCCCTCGTCTATCTCCGGTTGGGCCATGTCGACGCCATAACAACCAATGATCCCAACATCATTCGTGAGATTCTTAGGCAACAAGACGATGTATTTGCCTCACGACCACGAACCTTGGCAGCGGAGCACCTTGCCTACAATTGTGGCGACGTTGCACTGGCCCCTctcggcccaaaatggaaacgATTACGACGAATTTGCATGGAAAATTTGTTGACTACCAAAAGACTTGAGTCGTTTTCGGGCCACCGATCAGATGAGGCCCAACATCTAGTCAGGAATGTATGGGCCTCGGCCCAGTGTGGAAAGGAGGTGAATTTGAGGGAACTACTAGGTGCTTTCTCAATGAACAATGTGACTAGAATGTTGCTAGGAAAGCAATACTTTGGGGTTGGATCGGACGCCCCACAAGAAGCCACGGAGTTCATGCACATAACGCATGAGCTCTTTTGGCTTTTGGGCCTCATCTATTTGGGTGATTATTTACCCATTTGGAGGTGGGTCGACCCGTTTGGATGTGAGAAGAAAATGAGGCAAGTGGAGAAAAAAGTTGACGAATTTCATACAAAAATTATAGAACAACATAGGGCAAGTATGGAAAATCAAGATGATGGCCAAATGGATTTTGTTGATGTTTTGTTGTCTTTGCCCGGTGAAGATGGAAAAGAGCATATGGATGATATAGAGATCAAGGCACTCATTCAG gaTATGATAGCAGCCGCCACCGATACTTCCGCAGTGACAAACGAGTGGGCCATGACCGAAGTAATCAAGCATCCACATGTTCTCAAACGGGCCCAGCAAGAGCTTGACTCAATAGTCGGCCCAGATCGGATGGTCCAAGAAGCCGACTTAGCCCATCTAAACTACCTACGCTGCATAGTCCGAGAAACATTCCGGATGCACCCGGCCGGCCCGTTTCTCATCCCGCACGAGTCGACCCGGCCCACCACGATAAACCGGTACTACATCCCGGAGAGGACACGTGTGTTCATCAACACGCACGGGTTGGGCCGCAACACCGCGATCTGGGATGACGTCGACCGGTTCGAGCCGGAGAGGCACTGGCCGGCTGACGGGAGCCGAGTCGAGATCAGCCACGGAGCCGACTTCAAAATCCTCCCCTTCAGCGCCGGAAAGAGGAAGTGCCCCGGCGCGCCGCTCGGCGTGACGCTCGTGCTCACTGCTCTGGCGCGTATGCTGCACGCTTTCGATTGGGCCCCGGCTGCGGGCCTGAGGCCCGAAGATATCGATACGAGTGAAGTGTATGGGATGACTCTGCCTAAGGCCCGGCCCATGATTGCCATTGCCCGCCCTAGATTAGCGGCCCATTTGTATCACTAA
- the LOC121792396 gene encoding transcription factor MTB1-like: MGVVGWSNEDKAMAAAVLGTKAFDYLSSSSVSAECSLMGMGNDENLQNKLADLVERPNSSNFSWNYAIFWQLSRSKAGDLVLGWGDGCCREPRVDEESEVTRILKMRLEDESQQTMRKRVLQRLHTLFGGGGEENYAFGLDKVTDTEMFFLASMYFSFPRGEGGPGRCFGSSRHVWLLDALKSSVDFCVRSFLAKSAGMQTIVLIPTDVGVLELGSVRCIPESMELVKMVGSSFSSFSSLNRSKQTAAAALATVMNKKETNGHIPNLAIRDRPEVVPKIFGQDLKSSNVQFRENVSIRKPEVQERTWDASGNRNKVPFTNNSNGFHGATWTQYSNLKRGNPLEVYSPQTPAKRPAEIVNGNREEFMINNFQHQKSAQMQIDFTGATSRPLTPHPQSLESELSDVEASCKEEAAGLSEDKRPRKRGRKPANGRDEPLNHVEAERQRREKLNQRFYALRAVVPNISKMDKASLLGDAIAYITELQKKLKDMESEREGVGSISREASVSETYSNREKQDLLASSINIEADREEVTVRVSCPLETHPASRVIQAIDDAQATIVDAKMATGSERVFHTFVVKSLGSERLTREKLLEAFSRRSRSPHQLSLG; this comes from the coding sequence ATGGGGGTTGTCGGTTGGAGTAATGAGGATAAGGCGATGGCGGCGGCGGTTTTGGGAACTAAGGCTTTTGATTACTTGTCGTCGAGCTCGGTTTCTGCTGAATGCTCATTAATGGGGATGGGGAATGATGAGAATTTGCAGAATAAGCTTGCAGATCTTGTTGAGCGCCCAAATTCTTCCAATTTTAGTTGGAATTATGCAATTTTCTGGCAGCTCTCTAGGTCCAAGGCTGGGGATTTGGTGTTGGGATGGGGGGATGGGTGTTGTCGAGAACCTCGTGTGGATGAGGAATCTGAGGTTACTCGAATTCTTAAAATGAGGCTTGAGGATGAATCTCAGCAGACAATGAGGAAAAGGGTTCTCCAAAGGCTGCATACTTTGTTTGGAGGAGGCGGTGAGGAGAATTACGCGTTTGGATTGGATAAGGTAACGGACACTGAGATGTTCTTCCTAGCTTCAATGTACTTTTCCTTTCCTAGGGGTGAAGGGGGCCCTGGGAGGTGTTTTGGATCTAGCAGGCATGTATGGTTGCTCGATGCATTGAAGTCATCGGTTGATTTCTGTGTTAGGTCATTCCTTGCAAAGTCGGCTGGCATGCAAACTATTGTTTTAATCCCAACTGATGTTGGGGTGCTTGAATTAGGGTCTGTCAGATGCATCCCAGAAAGTATGGAGCTAGTCAAGATGGTTGGATCTTCCTTCTCATCGTTCTCTTCACTCAACAGGTCCAAGCAAACTGCAGCTGCGGCTTTGGCGACAGTAATGAACAAAAAAGAGACGAATGGCCACATTCCTAACCTGGCTATTCGTGACCGACCAGAAGTTGTTCCCAAGATTTTTGGGCAGGACTTGAAGTCCAGTAATGTGCAATTCAGGGAAAATGTTTCCATTAGGAAACCAGAAGTGCAAGAAAGGACTTGGGACGCAAGTGGAAATAGGAACAAGGTACCATTTACCAACAATAGCAATGGTTTTCATGGCGCTACATGGACACAGTATAGCAATTTAAAGAGAGGGAATCCACTAGAGGTTTACAGTCCTCAGACTCCAGCCAAAAGGCCTGCTGAGATTGTCAACGGGAATAGAGAAGAATTCATGATAAATAATTTTCAGCATCAAAAGTCGGCTCAAATGCAGATAGATTTTACTGGAGCGACCTCAAGGCCTTTAACCCCGCATCCGCAGAGTCTCGAGTCTGAGCTTTCAGATGTTGAGGCTTCATGCAAGGAAGAGGCTGCAGGCCTATCAGAAGACAAGAGGCCAAGAAAGCGTGGTAGGAAGCCTGCCAATGGAAGAGACGAACCCTTGAATCATGTAGAGGCAGAAAGACAGCGAAGGGAGAAACTGAACCAGCGCTTCTACGCTCTACGAGCTGTTGTACCAAATATCTCTAAGATGGATAAAGCTTCTCTCCTTGGAGATGCTATTGCTTACATAACAGAACTGCAGAAGAAGCTGAAGGACATGGAGTCTGAGAGAGAAGGAGTTGGCAGCATATCGAGAGAAGCATCTGTTTCAGAAACTTATTCAAACAGAGAAAAACAAGACCTGCTGGCTTCGAGCATCAACATCGAAGCTGACCGTGAAGAAGTCACTGTTAGGGTCAGCTGCCCGTTGGAGACACACCCAGCATCAAGAGTCATCCAAGCAATCGATGATGCACAGGCAACTATCGTCGATGCAAAAATGGCTACAGGGAGTGAGCGAGTGTTCCACACATTTGTTGTCAAATCCCTTGGATCCGAACGGTTAACTAGGGAGAAGCTGCTTGAAGCATTTTCCCGTAGATCCAGATCACCCCATCAGTTATCTCTCGGGTAA